CTAAGTTGCGGTTTACTATACCCGTCTTTATATAAACGAATCGAGTATGGTGTATTTCTTTTATTCTCAAAGTCATAGCCTTGCTGAGCTTTCAGTGCATCAGGATGAACGCGTAATCCACAAGGCCGTTGGGTATCCAACAATGAAAACTCAAATGGAATTCGCGCACCGTACTGCTTCAATGTTTCACTACCGATACGAATATCAGGCGCTAAAGATAACCAGTTCGACAATAAAGAACCGTCAACTAAACTTGCTGAATACCTAGGGTTATCACTAAAACACAGTGAGGAGATGGCTTGTTTACAACTTTGAATCATTAGCAATTGTGGAACAAAATGCCAGCCTCCCCAATCTCCGAATCTCACCAAGCCTTTTAATTCAATCATGGCATCCTCATATTAGAAACTGCAAAAGGTGAGAGCCGCTGCCCTCACCTTCTCCGATCACATTCACGGTATACGTTAACCATAAATAGTATCGATATTTATCAATACTCGTACTTTAGAACCACACTTCTGCTTGTACACCGAAGTTCCATGTATCGGTTGCACCATCGCGTGTATAACCTGAATCAAGTCGGCTCGCCGCATCATCATCCCATTTCGCGTAAGTCACGAAAGTACGGATTTGTGGACGTCCCCAAAAACCTTCTTCAAAAGTAATTGTTGGAGCAATTGTTGCTTTAACTAAGCCACCTTTTGCACCATCAGTACGGTCTTCATCAATGTATTCGTAACCCACCTCATACTGCATCGCAAAGTACTTAGCAATTTGTTGGTACGGGCGAACACCGACAGCCCATAAGTTACGGTCGTAACCTGAATTGGTTGGGTCAGACCAATCCGACCATGGGTTGTAATCGCTATCAGTTTGATAGAATGCAAACGTTGAAATATCCCAAGTTTCATTCACATTCGCTAAAGCATCGAATACAATTCGGCCTGATTGTGTATCATCGGAATTACCAAATCCCCAACCGTTTTTACCTAGTGAATCACCTGCCGCCATGCCTTTACCATATTGGACGGTTATTTTTGAATAACCATTAGCAATGCCGTAAAAACCATCAAAGTTATATTGCGCGCCAATTCCAATACCGCTTGTCGCTGCATCAGGGCTCCATGAACTTTCTTCCATCGTATGTGCAGCAAGTTGGAATGCTAAACCTGTGCCGGCAATCTGTTTTAGAATTAAATTGATTGAAAGATCTTCAGGGTAACCTTCAGCTTTTGGATCACGCGGCTCCACACTAGTTCGGTCACTTGGGGTAAAGGCATAAACACCGACATCTAACTTACCGATACCGATATCAATGTTATCCGCGCCCC
The Vibrio gangliei genome window above contains:
- a CDS encoding carbohydrate porin: MKINQLTTGILLSSLFSSGVALAADWDADLHGYIKSGLLMNSEGNRVQSVGLFTNYGKFRLGNEQNTKIELVPTIKATNDDGAWAKVRANLTHETNCTSDWNCVDGDGHDIQFREGMVEIGGLDFAPGVVFWAGKRYNSYNTSNHQYDWEYIQYNGTGGGADNIDIGIGKLDVGVYAFTPSDRTSVEPRDPKAEGYPEDLSINLILKQIAGTGLAFQLAAHTMEESSWSPDAATSGIGIGAQYNFDGFYGIANGYSKITVQYGKGMAAGDSLGKNGWGFGNSDDTQSGRIVFDALANVNETWDISTFAFYQTDSDYNPWSDWSDPTNSGYDRNLWAVGVRPYQQIAKYFAMQYEVGYEYIDEDRTDGAKGGLVKATIAPTITFEEGFWGRPQIRTFVTYAKWDDDAASRLDSGYTRDGATDTWNFGVQAEVWF